The Micromonospora sp. NBC_00421 DNA window TGAGCTGCGTCGGGACCGAGCGGAACACCGCCGTACGCAGGCCGGTGAGGACGAGGACGGCGATGAGCACACCCTCGATCACCACCAGCCCCATCGCGTCCGCCCAGGTCATCTCCGGGGCGATCTCGAACGCGACGAGGGCGTTCACGCCCAGACCGGCGGCCAACGCCATCGGGAACCGGCCGACGACCCCCATCAGGATCGTCATCAGGCCGGCCACCAGCGCGGTCGCGGCGGCCAGGGCGGGAATCGAGAGCTTCTGGTCGTCGCCGTCGGCGGCACCGCCGAGGATCAGCGGGTTCAGCACCACGATGTAGGCCATCGTGAAGAAGGTCGCCAACCCGCCCCGCACCTCGCGGCTCATCGTCGAGCCACGGGCGGAGATCTCGAAGAACCGGTCGAAACCGTTCCGGGGGTGGGCGGGATCGGGTGGAATGCCGTTGTCCGGCGGCGCAATGGCCATCAGGTCCTCGCAGGTGATCTTCCGTTTGTCGCGCGCATCGTCCCAGATCAGCGGCGGGCCGGGAAAGTGCTACGCGGTACGCTTCTGCCCGTGCCACAGGAGCAACCACCCCGACCCGAGCCGCTCGACCCGCCGATGGTCCCGTTCGCGGTGGCCGGGCTGATCGCCTGGGCGGTGGCCGGCCTGGTGCTGCTGATCTTCTTCCGGGGCTGGCTCGACGAACACGGTCACCAGGGCTGGCTCTGGACCTGCCTGGCCGGGTTCCTGTGGGGCTTTCCCGGTCTGGCAGTGATGATGCGGCACGACGCCCACCGTCGTCGCCGTCGGCAGTCCACCCGTCAGGGCTGACCGCCCGCGCCGAGCTCCCGAACCCGGCCCGCCCGAGCGGACCAGCGGTCAGGAGGCGCGGACCAGCGGTCAGGAGGCGCGGACCAGCGGTCAGGAGGCGTCGGACGACTCCACCGGCGCGGACGACTCCACCGGACCGGCAGCCCCGCTCACCGTCATCGACTCGACCGCGCTGTCGTCGTACACCGTGGGAAGCTCGTCGATCGCCGGCTCGGTGGTCTCCACCAGAGCCTCCGAGTGCGCACCGCAGCCGTGGTCGGCGCTGACCACCCGACCGTCGTCGGGTGCGTAGAAGTTGCCACAGGCCCCGAAGGTCTGCCGGAGCGCGCCGGCCAGCGGAAGGTAGAAACCACAGGTGCCGCAGCGGGCCGATGCGGGGGCGGCGGCGGAGATCGGCGCGGTCGGGCCGTGGTCCCCGTCGTACCAGCGCTGGGCCGCCTCGGCCCGGCCCTCGCGGGACAGCACCCGGGGGCGACCGAGGCCAAGCTCCCAGGAGGTCTCCTCGACCGCCGGGTCGTCGGAGAGCAGGTACCCGGGGGCGAGCCGGTCGTCGTCCGACGGGGTGAGCAGCAGGTCACCGGGGCCGAGGTCACCCGGCTTGAGGCGTTCCTGCCAGGGCAACCAGCCGGGCGCGAGCAACGCGTCGGAGCCGGGCAGCAGCACCGTCTCACAGACGGTGACCTGCCTGCTGCGCGGAACCCGGGTGACGGTCACCGCCCAGCGCCAACCCCGGTAACCACCGAGCAGACATTCGAAGTAGTGGGTGACGACCCGGTCGCCCTCGGCAACCGCCCGCAGGTGGTCACCGATGTCGGCGGGCTCCACCTCGGTGATGGCGTCGCGGGCCACCTCGACGGCGGTAGCGCAGACCTGGTCGAGGCGGGCGGCACGGGCGGGAGCGGGCCTGGTCACCAGACCATTGTTCCCCATGCGCGGTACGCACCGACAGGCACTCCCCGAGTGAGTCTTCCCCCGTGGTGCGGCGTACCTGGATCAGATGGGCAAGGATGGTGCACATGCCGCTGTTCTCCCGCTCCGGGCGGTCCGTGCTGGGACGGACCGTCGGCACCGGCATCCGCACCACCCGCCTGCTGCTGCGGGGCTCGGTCAACGGCGGGCGCTGGGTGACCCGGCGGGCCGGGTCGGCCCGCGCGAAGGGCGCCGGCGGCGAGGCCGGCATGGTCCGCCTGTTCGACCTGCACGCACTCTCCTGCGCCGGCGACACGTTGATCGCCATCGGCCTGGCCGGGACCATCTTCTTCGACGTGCCGCTCGGTGAGGCCCGCAGCAAGGTGGCGCTCTACCTGCTGGTCACGATGGTGCCGTTCGCGATGCTGGCACCCGTGGTCGGCCCGCTGCTCGACCACTTCCGGCACGGCCGCCGGTACGCGCTGGCCACCACCATGCTCGGCCGCGCCTTCCTGGCCTGGTTGATCTCCGACTACCTCGGCAGCCTGGGGCTCTATCCCGCCGCGTTCGGCGTGCTGGCGCTCTCCCGGGCGTACGGGGTGGCCCGCTCCGCCGCCGTACCCCGGTTGTTACCGGAGGGCCTCGGGTTGTCCCAGGTGGGGGCGCGGGCCAGCGTCTACGGCACGGTGGCCGGGGCGTTGGTGGTCCCGCTGGGGCTGGCGACGTTCTGGTTCGGGCCGCAGTGGCCGCTCCGGGTCGCCTCGGTCATCTTCCTGGTCGGCATGGTGATCGCGCTGCGGCTGCCGCCCAGGGCGGACTCGGACCCGCCCGAGCGGGTGCCCCGTCCGCTGCGGGCGCTGCGCCGCAAGGGGGACCGGCCGCTGGGCCGGGGGCGGCCGGCGGGTCGGCTGGTGATCGCCACCCTGATCGGTGCGGCGGGGCTCCGCGCGCTCTACGGTTTCCTCCTGCTCTTCCTGGCGTTCGCGCTGAAGAAGGGGGACCTGACCAACGACTTCTTCGGCCGGCGGCTCAACGACCAGGCGGCGCTGGGCATGATCGGCGGGGCGCTGGCGCTCGGTGGATTCCTGGCCACCGCGGTCGGCACCCGGTTACGCATCCACCGGCCGGTGGCGATCCAGTCCAGCACGATGATCATCGTGGCCGGAGTGGGGATCCTGGCCGTGCTGAAGTTCTCGCTGCCGATGGTGGCCCTGTTCTGCCTGGTCGCAGCCCTGGCCAGCGGGATCGCCAAGCTCGCCGTCGACGCCTCGATCCAGGAACGCATCCCGGAGCGGTTGCGGGCCAGTTCCTTCGCCCACTCGGAAACCGTCCTGATGCTCGCCTTCGTCGCCGGTGGTGGGCTCGGCCTCGTACCGTTCGAGGGCCGGATCGGCATCGCGGTCGCCGCCGGGGTGGGCTTCCTCGCCGCCGCCCGGGGGGTCGTCGTCGCCGGCCGGCTGCGCACCCAGCGGCTGCTGGGCCGACCGTTGACCGACGAGGAGTTGGCCGCCCAGGACCAGGCCGACCTGACGACCGGTCAGCTGGCCGTCAGCGCCGACGATGCGGCGGCCGAGGCGGCGGCCCGGGCGGCACCGACCTCACCGGCACCGAGCGGGGCGGGCGGCTCCGCACCTCACGGCGACACGCTGGCCCCGCCTGGCTACCACATCTACCGACCGTCCTCGGCGGTCCCGGGCAGCGGCGTCGACGACGAGCAGCGACGGCAGTCACCGGGTTCGGTGTCGTGACGGGTCTGCTGGTGCTGACCGCCGTACCGGCCGAGGCGGAGGCGGTCCGGGCCGGCCTGACCGATCCGACGGTGACGGTCCGGGCGATCGGCGTGGGCCCGGCCGTGGCCGGTGCCACCACGGCCCGGCTGCTGGCCCTGGCCGAGGCCGCCGGCCGCCCGTACCGCGCGGTGGTCAGCGCGGGGATCGCCGGCGGCTTCGCCGGTCGGGCCCCGGTCGGCGGTACGGTGCTCGCCTCCCGCAGCGTCGCCGCGGACCTCGGGGCGGAGTCACCGACCGGCTTCATCCCCGTCGACGAGTTGGGCATGCCACCGGAACTGCTCGGTGGCGGCCCCGCCATCGAGGTCGACCCGATGCTGCTGGGCGTGCTGCGCGCCGCCCTCCCGGAGGCGGTGGTCGGAGCGGTGTTGACGGTCGGCACGGTCACCGGCACGGCCGAGAGCACCGCCGCACTGGCGGACCGGCACCCCGACGCGGTGGCCGAGGCCATGGAGGGGTACGCGGTGGCGATCGCCGCCGCGCAGGCCGGCATCCCCTTCGCCGAGCTGCGTACCGTCTCCAATCTGATCGGCCCCCGGGACCGCGACGGATGGCGGATGCGCGCGGCGTTCACCGCCCTGACCGAGGCAGCCTGCGCGCTGTCCTGACCGATACGGCCCGGACGATGGCCTGACCGATACGGCCGGGGCTACGGCGGTCGGGGTACTGGGCCGACCGGGCGTTGCAGGGACATGGCGAGGGGACGTCCGGTGGCCACCCGGAAGCCGCAGGCCGCCAGGAAGCGGGTGCCGAAGTGTTCCTCGACCACGGTACGGACCAGACCGATGCCCACCTCCTCCATCCGCTGTGCCATGGCTGCCACCAACCGGCTGCCGATACCGATCCGACGATGCCCGGCCGCTACCAGCACCCCGTCGAGCACCAGCTCGCGCGGCCAGTCCAGGTCGTCGCCGTAGACCAGCTGCGGATCACGCTCGTGGGCGCGCAGCTCCCCCAGCAGGGTGCCGTCGGGCAGTTCGGCCACGAACCGCCAGGCCGTCGGGGGCCGGCCGTCGCCCGCCACCCACCGGACCGTGGCGTCCCGACGGACCCGCTCCGCCGCCCGACGCTGGTCCCGGTAACCCCGGTTCCGTTCGTACGCCGCCGGCGGCAACCGCAGCGGCCACAGCGGAGGCGGCAGGTTGTACCAGTCTGCCCACCAGGCACCGGGCCAGTCCTTCGGCTCGTGCACCGGCCAGACGTCGAGGTGGGCGGGATAGCGACGCCCGGCGGTGTCCCGCAGGTCGTCGTGCGGCACCGGCGGCAGCGAACAGGTCATCCCCGCGGCCGATGTGTGACCGGTCGAAGTGACGGGGGTCGGTGCGGCGGTCGCGGTCTGGGACTGGGGCGCGGTCTGGGACTGGGTCGCGGTCTGGGACTGGGTCGCGGTCAGTGCCGACGATGGGGTGGGGGCTGGGGCTGGGGCCGGGGCGGGAGTCGGGGGCGGGGCGGGAGTCGGGGGCGGGGCGGGAGGTGACGTGGTCGGCAGTGGGACCGTCGGCAGCGACACCGTCAGGGTCCCGCCGACCGCCTGCACCAGTCGCTCGATCGTGTGGAACCGTGGATCGACTGCCCTGCCCGACTCGATCCGGGCGATGGTCGCCTGGGGTACTCCCGAGCGCATGGCCAACTCCCGCTGGCTCAGATCGGCTTCTCGGCGTAGCGCCCGGACCGTCCGACCCAGATCGGCCGGTAGGGCGTCCCTGGTCGTCACGTCGACCATGCTTCCGTTGTCCCGCTACAGGTTCAACACCCTCGTTCCAGCCTGTGGATAACGCTGTGGACAACCGCCGGAGCTGGGGACAAGTTATTGAGGTCGCGTCCTTTGGAGCTGATGACGTCAGCGATTCACCTCCCGGCTCACACATCCCGGCGATCTGTCGCTCTTCCTGGCCGGGGCTCTTCGGCACCCGGCCTCGACTCCACCGGAGGTTCCGGTCGCGGGCAGAGGCGGCTCGGGTGCGAAGCTGCGCCCGCCAGCCCACAGCCCGCCAGCCCACAGCCCGCCAGCCCACAGCCCGCCAGCCCACAGCCCGCCAGCCCACAGCCCGCCAGCCCACAGCCCGCCAGCCGGCGGGGCCGGCGGCGTGCCCATTTTTTGGCGAGGCGTGCCTATTCTTTGGCGAGCTGCTGTGTCAGTAGATCCAGGCCACCCCTGATCAGCCTTCCGTAATCGTCGTCGCCGAGCGCGCCGATCCCCGCCTGCGCCTGCTGGAGGCACTCGCGTGCCCGGTCGAGATCGCCGAGCCTGCGGTAGCACTCTCCCAGGTTGAGGTGCAACGAGGGATACAGGGCAGCCACCGACATGGGCACCCCGGCCCGCGCGACCCGGTCGTCGGTGAGCAGATCCGCCGCCGCCAGGGCGCGCTGGTCCCAGACCAGCTCCTGCTGGACGTCGTCCTGCACATCGGCCATCGAGTGCGCAAGCACGCAGACATGCAGGGGATCACCCTGCTCCTCGCCGATTTCATCCCAGATCTGGGCGAACAGGTCGCGGGCAGCCGCAGGCCGGCCCTGCTGGTGGTGCAACTGCACGCCCTCGTTGATCCGGGTGAGCGTGTCATCGGTGTTCATCGGCTGCTCCCGTGTCCGCCCTCGCCACCGGTACGCCCGCCGTCCGACAGTGACGCGGTGACACGTGCCTGTTCTCGCGACGATGGCATGGATCGTAGTTGCCGCGTGACCGTCAGCAGCGCGGGGATCGCACACCGCAGCCGGTACCGGGCCAGCGCCGAGATGGCCGACTGAGCCCCTGCCCTGCGCGGCGCGGCGCGGCGCGGCCCTGCGCGGCGCGGCGCGGCGCGGCCCTGCGCGGCGCGGCGCGGCGCGGCCCTGCGCGGCGCGGCGCGGCGCGGCCCTGCGCGGCGCGGCGCGGCGCGGCCCTGCGCGGCGCGGCGCGGCGCGGCCCTGCGCGGCGCGGCGCGGCGCGGCGCGGCCCTGCGCGGCGCGGCCCTGCGCGGCGCGGCGCGGCCCTGCGCGGCGCGGCGCGGCCCTGCGCGGCGCGGCGCGGCCCTGCGCGGCGCGGCCCTGCGCGGCACGGCGCGGCGCGGCGCGGCCCTGCGCGGCGCGGCGCGGCGCGGCCCTGCGCGGCGATGGCCGTCCCCTACGCCACCAGCGCGGACGTACTCACGCTCGCTCCCCTGCCATTCTGCTCTCCGCACTGACTCGCTAACGTCATCAGCTCGAAAGGGCGCGCAGGTGTACTCGTCGCCCCGCTCGGGTCGGGTGGGAGCCCGAGCCAGATGAAGGTCCGCGCCAGCCGGGCGAGGCCCAGCGGCCCGGACGACCTGCCCGGACGACCCGCCGGGGCGACCCCTCTCTCGGGGGAAGCCCTTTTCCGCTGCCGAGCCCCGGCCGGAACAGCAGCAGGGACGGGATCTCACAGAAGCGCGGCGGGCAACGGACATCCGGGAGCGGGCGGGCGGGAGCGGGCGGGAGCGGGCGGGCGGGAGCGGGCGGGAGCGGGCGGGCGGCATGCGTCCAGGGACGGGCGGGCGTCACATCGGGGTGGGGACGGCGGAACGGATCTCGGGGCGGGTTTACGGTGGGGACGTGGCGCTCTCCCTGGCGATCTCGCCCTGCCCCAACGACACGTTCGTCTTCGACGCGCTGGTGCACGGCCGGGTGCCGGGTGCTCCGCCGGTCGAGGTGACCTTCGCCGATGTCGACGTCACCAACACCGCCGCCGAACAGGGCGCTTTCGATCTGGTGAAGGTCAGCTACGCCGCGCTTCCGTGGCTGCTCGACGACTACCATCTGCTGCCCTGCGGCGGTGCGCTCGGCCGTGGCTGTGGCCCCCTCGTGCTCACCCGCACCGCCGAGACCCCCAAGGCAGGCAGCGCCACCCGCGAAAGCGGCCGCACCGCCCCCGAAACCCGCGACGCCGGGACCGCAGCGACCACCGGGACCGCAGCGACCACCGGGACCAGGGCAGGGCGGGCGGACCGGGTCGACCTGAGTGGGGCCACGGTGGCGGTGCCGGGCGACCGGACCACCGCGTACCTGCTCTTCCGGCTCTGGTCGGCGGGTCGGCCGCCGGCCCGGATCGAGGTGGTGCCGTTCCACGAGATCATGCCGGGCGTCGCGGCCGGCCGGTACGACGCCGGTCTGGTGATCCACGAGGCCCGGTTCACCTACCACCGGCACGGACTGACCGCCCTGGTGGACCTGGGCGAGTGGTGGGAGGCCGACACCGGCCTACCCATCCCGCTCGGCGCGATCCTCGCCCGCAAGGGCGCGGTCGACCCGGTGGCCGCCGCCGGCTGGGTCCGGGAGTCGGTACGCCAGGCGTGGGCCGACCCCTCGGCCAGCCGGGACTACGTGCTCGCGCACGCGCAGGAGATGGAGCCCGACGTGGTGGACCGGCACATCGGCCTCTACGTCAACGAGTTCACCGCCGACCTGGGGGACGCGGGGTTCGCCGCCGTGGAGGCGCTGCTGGGCCGGGCCGCCGACGCCGGGCTGGTGCCTCAGACCTCCAACTCGCGGGCCACGGCGTGGACCAGTTGAGCGATCTTCTCCGCGGTCTTCCGGTCGGGGAAGCGGCCCCGGCGCAGGTCCGGCTGGACCTTGGCCTCCAGCACCTTGATCATGTCCTCGACCAGGCCGTGCAGCTCCTCGGCGGGTCGCCGACGCAGTTCCGCCATGGACGGCGGCGCATCCAGCAGCTTGACCCCCATCGCCTGGGTGCCCCGCCGGCTGTCCACCACACTGAAGTCGACCCGTTGACCACCCTTGAGCTCGGTGACACCCGCCGGCAGCGCGCCCTTCGGCAGGAACACGTCGCCCCCCTCGTCACTGGTGACGAACCCGTATCCCTTGGCCGCGTCAAACCACTTCACTCGCCCCGTCGGCACCTTGGAACCCCTGCTTCACTCGACACGTCTACTGCTCCAAGGCTAGCCCGATGATCCGGTCGAGCGCCGCCGGGAATCCGGTGAGATCGTCGAGCACCACCTGCGCCCCGGCGGCGCGCAGCTCGTCCGCCGGGCAGGGGCCGGTGGCCACTCCGACCCCCGGGATGCCGGCCGCCCCGGCCGCCGCCATGTCGGCCACGTGGTCACCGACGTAGAGCGCGGCACCGTGCTCCCGCAGCGACGTCGCCTTCTCCTCGGCGAACAGGTCCCCGGCCAACTCGTCGACCGCCAGCCCGAGGTGGTCCAGGTGCAGCCGGGCCAGCCGACCGATCTTCGAGGTGACGACCATCACCCGACCGCCGTGCGCGTGCACCGCGTCGACCGCCTCCCGGGCGCCGGGCATCGGCACCGTCGGGGTGATCGCGTACGCCGGGTACAGCTCCCGGTAGGCCGTCACCGCCTCCTCCACCCGCTCGGCCGGGAACCAGTGGGCGAGTTCGGTGCGCAGCGGCGGACCGAGCCGGGAGACCGCCAGCTCGGCGTCGACCGGCACGCCCGTCCGGGCGGTCAGCGCCCGGTAGGCGGCGGCGATGCCGGGGCGGGAATCGATCAGGGTCATGTCGAGGTCGAAACCGACCATCAGCGCGGACATCCTGCGAAGGTACCCGGACAGGTCAGGTCGAGCCGGACGTCCGGGGGGCGCGATCGCCCGGCAGCGGGCTAGCGTGGAACGACGATGACCACCTCACTCGCCGACCACCTGCGCGCGCTGCCCGACGAGGCGCTCGCCGCGCTGCTCCAGTTGCGGCCCGACCTCGTCGTACCGGTGCCGGCCGATGTCTCCGCGCTCGCCCTGCGGGTCGAGTCGCGGGTGTCGGTCGCCCGGGCGCTCGACGGGCTGGACCAGTTCACCCTCCAGATCCTCGACGCCGCCCGGCTCACCCGGCACCCCTCGGACGGCACCACCTCCACCGAGGCCGTGCTCGCCATGGCCGCCGCCGGGCCGCACCCGCCCGCCCCGGCCACCGTCCGGGCCGCGGTGGACCGGCTCCGCGCCCGCTTCCTGTTGTACGGCCCGGAGCAGGCGCTCCGTGTCACCGGCAGCGTGGACGAGCTCGCCCCGTACCCGGCGGGGCTGGGTCGACCGGCGGAGGAGCTGGACCCACGGACGGCGGCGCTCTGCGCGGACCCCGCGAAACTGCGCCGGACGCTGCTCGCCGCGCCCCCGTCGGCGCGGGCGGTCCTGGACCGGCTCGCCGCCGGCCCGCCGGTCGGCAGCGTGCCCCCGGGCTCGTTGCAGGCCCCGGCGCTCGGCGCGGAGGACGACCTGCCCCCCGACCCGACCAACGGCGGCGCCCCGACCGGGTCGCCGGTGCGCTGGCTGGTGGAGGCCCGACTGCTGGTGACGGTCTCCGCCGGCACCGTCGAGTTGCCCCGCGAGGTGGGGTTGCTGCTGCGCCGGGACACCGGCCCGCTCGGGCCGCTACGGACCAGCCCGCCGCCTGTCGAGTCGCCGCCCCGGGAGCCGAAGGCCGTCGACTCGGCCGGGGTGGGACAGACCATGGAGGTGGTACGGCACACCGAGGCGTTGCTGGAGGCGTTGACCGCCGAGCCGGCACCGGTGCTGCGCTCCGGCGGGATCGGGGTACGCGACCTGCGCCGGCTGGCCCGCTCGGTGGCCCTGGACGAGCCGACGACCGCGCTGCTGGTCGAGGTGGCGTACGCGGCCGGTCTCCTCGGTGAGCTGGACCTGCCCGCCGCCGCCAGCCGGTACGGCGGCGAGCAGCAGGTCCTGCCCACCGGGGCGTACGAGGTGTGGCGGGCGATGTCGCTGGCCCACCGCTGGGAGCAGTTGGCCCGGGCGTGGTTGACGATGAGCCGGCAGGCCGGCCTGGTGGGGCAGCGCGACGACCGGGACCGCCCGATCAGTGCGCTCGCCCCCGAGGCGGAACGGGCCGGTGCCCCGGCCACCCGCCGGGCGGTGCTCGGGGTGCTGGCCGATCTGGAACCGGCCACCGCCCCCACCGCCGAGGAGGTCCAGGCGCTGCTGGACTGGCGGGTGCCACGGCGCAGCCGGGGGCGGGAGACCACGCACCGGGAGGTGCTGACCGAGGCGGCCCGGCTCGGGGTGACCGGCCTCGGCGCGCTCACCTCGTACGGGCGGCTGCTGCTCGCCGATGTCACGGAGACCGAAGAGCGGGGCGGTGACGACCCGCTGGGGTTGCGCGCCGACATCGGGAGCGGCGACCTTGCGAGCACGGTGCGGGCACTGGATGCGCTGCTCCCCGCCCCGGTCGACCACTTCCTGGTGCAGGCCGACCTGAGCGTGGTGGTGCCCGGCCCGCCCGACCCGACGTTGGCCGCCGAGTTGGAGGCGGTGGCCGAACCGGAGTCGGCGGGTGGGGCCAGCGTGCACCGGGTCACCACGGCCAGCATCCGGCGGGCGTTGGACACCGGGTACACCGCCGACGATCTGCACGAACTGTTCCGCCGCCGGTCGCGTACCCCGATCCCGCAGGGGCTGACCTATCTGGTGGACGACGTGGCCCGGCAGCACGGCGGGTTGCGGGTCGGCTCCGCCGGTGGTTACGTGCGCAGTGACGACGAGGCGCTCCTCGCGGAGGTACTCGCCGACCGGCGGTTGACGCCGTTGGCGTTCCGCCGGCTGGCCCCGACGGTGCTCTGCACCTCGTACCAGGTGGGGCGGATGCTCACCGCGCTGCGCGACGCCGGGTACGCCCCGGTGCCCGAGGACGCCAGCGGCACGACGGTCCTGGCCCGGCCCCGGATCCGGCGGGCACCGGCCCGGACGCCGTCGACCAGCCGTACCCTCGATCCACTGGGCACGCCCCGGTTGGCGTTGCCCCGGCTGCTCGGCGTGGTGGAGCAGATCCGGCGGGGTGAGGCGGCGGCGCGGGCGGCCCGGCGGGCCCCGGCGGTGGTACGCGGCGGCGCGGCCCGTGCGGCGGCCGGACCGATGCCCGCGCACGGTCACGCCGAGGCGCTGGCGGTGCTCCAGCAGGCGGTCCGGGACAAGGCGCTGGTCTGGGTCGGTTACGTCGACGCGCACGGGGCGACGCTGTCCCGGCTGCTGCGGCCGGTGTCGATCGGGGCCGGTTACCTGCGTGCCGAGGACGAACGGACCGAGATGCTGCACACCTTCGCCCTGCACCGGATCACCGCAGCCGTGCGGGAGGACTGACCGCTCAGCGGCGGCTGCGGCGTACGGTGCCGATGACGGAGACGATGAGCAGCAGGGCGAACCCGGTGCCGGCGGCCTCACCGACCGAGTCGATGAAGCCCTGCCGTTGCACCAGCCAGCCGAAGAGGAACCAGCCGACGACGGCGATCCCGGCGACGGCGTACCCGACCATGGTGGCCGTGGAGACCTCGTCGGTCGGTGTCACCCGGTCGCCGTTCGACGCGTCCTCGGCGATCATCTCGTGATCGACGGTCATCCCAGCCCTCCCACCCCGTCCGGCCCCTGACTTCCAGGGTGGCACCCGGTCGCCAGGACGGACAGGGGGAAATACCCCCGATCCGGCCCCTATGGACAACTACCGAGGGGCCGGACCGAGACGGGCGGGGTGATCGGTCAGGAGGATCAGGTGCCGGGGCGGCGGCCGACGAGGACCACCCGGGAGCCGACCTTGCCCAGCTCCCACCAGCGCACCGCGTCGGTGGGCAACAGGTTGACGCAACCGTGCGAGCCGATCCCCGCGTTGTGCAGGTAGGTGGTGGTCTGGTGGAAGCCGATCCCGCCGTTGAAGCGCTGCCAGTAGGGCAGCCACACCTCGTACGGGTTGGACCACTCCTTGAGGTTGCGGAGGTTCACCTTGTAGGTGCCGGCGGGGGTGGCGTAACCGGCCATCCCGGTACGGGTGACTGTGGGCTTGGCGACCACCTTGCCGTCGCGCATCACCCAGGTGGTCTGCCGGGTCAGGTCGACGCAGAAGATGGTGCCGGAGCCGGCGGAGCAGCGCTTGACGTCGGTGGTGGCCAGCCGCTTCGCCACGTCGAGCGTCAACGGGCCGGCGCGACCCTCGGCGGGGCGGATGTCGTACCGCTGCTGGAACTTCTTGATCGCGGCGCAGTCGGCGTCGGTCTGCCGGCCGTCCACGGTGAGCTTGCCGAACCCGCCCAGCCTGGCCAGGTAGGTCTCCACCTCACGCTGGTGTTCGCCCTGCTGGCAGCGGGTCAGGTTGGCCTTGGTCGGGGCGGGCTGGCGGCGTCCGCTCGACGGCTTCGGGGTCTTGGCGGTGCGGGCCGGGTCGACGACGGCCTTCGCCTTCTCCTTCGACTTCGGGCGGGGCTTCGCGGTGGACCGGGTCAGCTGGTCGGGCAGGGCAGCGGCACCCGCCCCCGTTACCTGTTCCGCACTGCCGACCGGGGCGAGCCCTCCTCCGGTGCCACCCGGGTCGGCCTGCCGATCGGGCGTGCATCCCCCCGCGCCGACCAGCATGACCATGGCCAGGGCGACGAGCCGGGCTCTGTGGCGGACCTGCATGATGTGCCTCCCCGGATCGGTCGTCCCACTGGTAGACGCATGTCGTCTGGGAAACGTTGCACCCGATGTGAAGATTTTCTGGCACCGCCCCGCCTCCGTGCAACACTTGATGGTCGGCCTGCGGGTTTGTCTACCCGGGCCGACGCATTTCGGCCGAGGAGAGGACCTGGCGTGAGCGGTGGACCACTGATCGTGCAGTCGGACAAGACCCTACTGCTGGAGATCGACC harbors:
- a CDS encoding DUF2530 domain-containing protein, translated to MPQEQPPRPEPLDPPMVPFAVAGLIAWAVAGLVLLIFFRGWLDEHGHQGWLWTCLAGFLWGFPGLAVMMRHDAHRRRRRQSTRQG
- a CDS encoding DUF3027 domain-containing protein — encoded protein: MGNNGLVTRPAPARAARLDQVCATAVEVARDAITEVEPADIGDHLRAVAEGDRVVTHYFECLLGGYRGWRWAVTVTRVPRSRQVTVCETVLLPGSDALLAPGWLPWQERLKPGDLGPGDLLLTPSDDDRLAPGYLLSDDPAVEETSWELGLGRPRVLSREGRAEAAQRWYDGDHGPTAPISAAAPASARCGTCGFYLPLAGALRQTFGACGNFYAPDDGRVVSADHGCGAHSEALVETTEPAIDELPTVYDDSAVESMTVSGAAGPVESSAPVESSDAS
- a CDS encoding MFS transporter: MPLFSRSGRSVLGRTVGTGIRTTRLLLRGSVNGGRWVTRRAGSARAKGAGGEAGMVRLFDLHALSCAGDTLIAIGLAGTIFFDVPLGEARSKVALYLLVTMVPFAMLAPVVGPLLDHFRHGRRYALATTMLGRAFLAWLISDYLGSLGLYPAAFGVLALSRAYGVARSAAVPRLLPEGLGLSQVGARASVYGTVAGALVVPLGLATFWFGPQWPLRVASVIFLVGMVIALRLPPRADSDPPERVPRPLRALRRKGDRPLGRGRPAGRLVIATLIGAAGLRALYGFLLLFLAFALKKGDLTNDFFGRRLNDQAALGMIGGALALGGFLATAVGTRLRIHRPVAIQSSTMIIVAGVGILAVLKFSLPMVALFCLVAALASGIAKLAVDASIQERIPERLRASSFAHSETVLMLAFVAGGGLGLVPFEGRIGIAVAAGVGFLAAARGVVVAGRLRTQRLLGRPLTDEELAAQDQADLTTGQLAVSADDAAAEAAARAAPTSPAPSGAGGSAPHGDTLAPPGYHIYRPSSAVPGSGVDDEQRRQSPGSVS
- a CDS encoding futalosine hydrolase is translated as MTGLLVLTAVPAEAEAVRAGLTDPTVTVRAIGVGPAVAGATTARLLALAEAAGRPYRAVVSAGIAGGFAGRAPVGGTVLASRSVAADLGAESPTGFIPVDELGMPPELLGGGPAIEVDPMLLGVLRAALPEAVVGAVLTVGTVTGTAESTAALADRHPDAVAEAMEGYAVAIAAAQAGIPFAELRTVSNLIGPRDRDGWRMRAAFTALTEAACALS
- a CDS encoding GNAT family N-acetyltransferase encodes the protein MPHDDLRDTAGRRYPAHLDVWPVHEPKDWPGAWWADWYNLPPPLWPLRLPPAAYERNRGYRDQRRAAERVRRDATVRWVAGDGRPPTAWRFVAELPDGTLLGELRAHERDPQLVYGDDLDWPRELVLDGVLVAAGHRRIGIGSRLVAAMAQRMEEVGIGLVRTVVEEHFGTRFLAACGFRVATGRPLAMSLQRPVGPVPRPP
- a CDS encoding tetratricopeptide repeat protein, whose translation is MNTDDTLTRINEGVQLHHQQGRPAAARDLFAQIWDEIGEEQGDPLHVCVLAHSMADVQDDVQQELVWDQRALAAADLLTDDRVARAGVPMSVAALYPSLHLNLGECYRRLGDLDRARECLQQAQAGIGALGDDDYGRLIRGGLDLLTQQLAKE
- a CDS encoding 1,4-dihydroxy-6-naphthoate synthase; translation: MRPGTGGRHIGVGTAERISGRVYGGDVALSLAISPCPNDTFVFDALVHGRVPGAPPVEVTFADVDVTNTAAEQGAFDLVKVSYAALPWLLDDYHLLPCGGALGRGCGPLVLTRTAETPKAGSATRESGRTAPETRDAGTAATTGTAATTGTRAGRADRVDLSGATVAVPGDRTTAYLLFRLWSAGRPPARIEVVPFHEIMPGVAAGRYDAGLVIHEARFTYHRHGLTALVDLGEWWEADTGLPIPLGAILARKGAVDPVAAAGWVRESVRQAWADPSASRDYVLAHAQEMEPDVVDRHIGLYVNEFTADLGDAGFAAVEALLGRAADAGLVPQTSNSRATAWTS
- a CDS encoding cold-shock protein — protein: MPTGRVKWFDAAKGYGFVTSDEGGDVFLPKGALPAGVTELKGGQRVDFSVVDSRRGTQAMGVKLLDAPPSMAELRRRPAEELHGLVEDMIKVLEAKVQPDLRRGRFPDRKTAEKIAQLVHAVARELEV
- a CDS encoding HAD family hydrolase; protein product: MSALMVGFDLDMTLIDSRPGIAAAYRALTARTGVPVDAELAVSRLGPPLRTELAHWFPAERVEEAVTAYRELYPAYAITPTVPMPGAREAVDAVHAHGGRVMVVTSKIGRLARLHLDHLGLAVDELAGDLFAEEKATSLREHGAALYVGDHVADMAAAGAAGIPGVGVATGPCPADELRAAGAQVVLDDLTGFPAALDRIIGLALEQ